A genomic window from Solanum dulcamara chromosome 11, daSolDulc1.2, whole genome shotgun sequence includes:
- the LOC129873426 gene encoding berberine bridge enzyme-like 8, translating into MTKIPLFVSSLIIFLVLATSISPSHENQTFLECLETNSIPSYPISSLVFSPNNSSFSSVLQAYIRNLRFNESTTRKPLFILTAQHESHIQASIICAKSQGVQMKIRSGGHDYEGLSYVSDVPFFVVDMFNFRSINVSIEDESAWVEVGATLGEVYYRIAEKSNVHGFPAGVCPTVGVGGHFSGAGYGNMMRKYGLTVDNIDDAKLIDVHGRILDRKTMGEDLFWAITGGGGVSYGVVLSYKIKLVKVPPKVTVFRVPRFYDQNALDLAYLWQRRADKWDNDLFMRMIIDVVNSTTRTSEKTIRVSFFTLFLGDSDRLLSLLNQSFPELGLERKDCIEMTWIESVLYYTNSPITPIDALLSRSPPLTYLKRKSDYLQKPMSKQGLEFIFKKMIQLQTPTSLTFNPYGGRMSEISSFAKPFPHRAGNIAKIQYATNWNEKGVEASNHYLNLTRVLYNYMTPFVSKSPRLAFLNYRDIDLGITHNGKLSYFEGKVYGIKYFKKENFNRLVKIKTKVDPENFFRNEQSIPVYPSWRN; encoded by the coding sequence ATGACGAAAATTCCACTATTCGTCTCTTCCcttattatttttcttgttcttgCTACTTCAATAAGTCCTTCACATGAAAATCAAACATTTCTTGAATGTCTTGAAACAAATTCAATCCCTTCTTATCCAATTTCCTCATTAGTATTTTCTCCAAATAATTCTTCATTTTCATCTGTTTTGCAAGCTTACATAAGAAATCTAAGGTTTAATGAGTCCACAACTAGGAAACCTCTCTTCATACTCACAGCTCAGCATGAATCTCATATTCAAGCATCAATTATTTGTGCAAAATCACAAGGTGTGCAAATGAAAATCAGGAGTGGTGGGCATGACTACGAGGGTCTTTCTTATGTGTCCGATGTACCATTTTTCGTCGTTGACATGTTCAATTTCCGGTCGATAAATGTTAGCATTGAGGACGAATCGGCTTGGGTTGAAGTAGGTGCAACCCTTGGTGAAGTTTACTATAGAATCGCTGAAAAAAGCAACGTGCATGGATTTCCTGCGGGAGTTTGCCCCACCGTAGGCGTCGGTGGTCACTTTAGTGGGGCCGGTTATGGTAACATGATGAGGAAATACGGCCTCACGGTCGATAACATTGATGATGCAAAATTAATCGATGTTCACGGTCGAATCCTCGACCGTAAGACCATGGGGGAGGATTTATTTTGGGCTATTACTGGCGGTGGAGGGGTAAGTTATGGTGTCGTCTTATCGTATAAAATAAAGTTGGTTAAAGTCCCACCAAAGGTGACAGTTTTTCGAGTCCCAAGATTTTATGACCAAAATGCCCTCGACCTTGCTTACCTATGGCAACGTCGCGCTGACAAATGGGATAATGACCTTTTCATGAGAATGATCATTGACGTAGTCAATAGCACTACACGTACCTCGGAGAAAACCATAAGGGTGTcctttttcactttatttttagGAGACTCTGATCGACTTCTCTCACTTCTCAATCAGAGTTTCCCCGAACTAGGGTTAGAACGAAAGGATTGCATCGAGATGACTTGGATCGAATCCGTGCTTTACTATACAAATTCCCCAATTACCCCTATTGATGCTTTGCTAAGTAGGTCACCTCCCCTAACATACTTGAAAAGGAAATCAGACTACTTGCAAAAACCAATGTCAAAACAAGGGTTAGAGttcatatttaagaaaatgataCAACTACAAACACCAACAAGTTTGACATTTAATCCTTATGGTGGAAGAATGAGTGAAATTTCATCTTTTGCTAAGCCATTCCCACATAGGGCTGGAAATATAGCCAAGATTCAATATGCAACAAATTGGAATGAAAAAGGAGTTGAAGCTTCAAACCATTATCTCAACTTGACAAGAGTACTTTATAACTATATGACACCCTTTGTGTCAAAATCACCAAGGTTAGCATTTTTGAATTATAGGGATATTGATTTGGGAATTACACATAATGGGAAATTAAGTTATTTTGAAGGAAAAGTGTATgggataaaatatttcaagaagGAAAATTTCAATAGGTTGGTGAAGATCAAGACTAAAGTTGATCCTGAAAATTTCTTCAGGAATGAACAAAGCATACCAGTTTATCCTTCTTGGAGGAATTAA